TAGTGGCCTCTACACAGGACAGTGTAGCTCTAGATTGTCCTTTGGACCATGCAACAGAGCCAAGAGAGGGCCCAGGTACCCTTACCTTGCATAGCCAATGATGAGACTCCCAAAAACAGTACCAATCCCTGCCCCAGAGCCAGCCACCCCAACTGTAGCAGCCCCAGCTCCAATGAACTTGGCAGCTGTGTCGATGTCCCTTGAAATGGCACTGGTCTGGAAGCTGCGGCTAGGGATAAGTGAGGTCAGAGGCCGCCGGACTGCCAAGCTGCTGAGGCTCTGTGACAAAGGCGGACAGAAGGCAGGGATTTTGTTATCAGTGCTCTGTTTTGCTTTGGAAACATTGTACTATTTCAAACTGCTAGGCTGTCAAATCTGATGTTCCCCCCTCAATGGAAAAGTCATTTAATTCCCTGAAAACCTCCCTAAAATGCTGGCAAGATAACTCTTTAATGTAGGAGGTAGAGTTCAAATGCCTCCATGACTCCGTATGGTCTAGAAGTGTTAAGTTTGAGACATGAGCCTGTTCTTGTCCCCCAAAACCTGGTCAGCAGATCAGGCCTAATAATGGAAGCTGACAGAGGTCCATCAAAGCTGGAACTACCAGAGGCAATCACTAACACAGAGAGTATTTACTGCCTTCCATTTCTACCTAGAGCCAAAAGCCTGACCCTTCCTTCCTGAACATCAGTCTGTGGTGACTGTCCTCAGCACTCCCCCTACTGGTTCTGAGAGGTAACCCTCTTTACCCCTCCCCACCAAACCTCAGTCCCAACTCCACCTCAAGGTACCTCATCTGTTGGCATCTGTGGTCGCTTCAACTCCACTGTAGACAGCGGACGACTCAGCAGCTGAGAGGTGCTCCTGATCTAGGGGAATGACAAGGGCAGGAAGGTCAGGAAGGCTGTGGAGGTTACTTTCAGAAGCATTGCATCCAGTAGGATGTTCTCTGAGGCTCCTTCCATTCTTTCAAATTTACTCAGAACCTTAAGTCAGTCTTTCTATATGttaaagagacaggcagacacctttaatccagcactcagaaagtagaggaaggtggatctctacgtgttccaggccagccagggctacatagagagaccctgtttcaaaacaacaataataataaaataataatgatgatgatgggactagagagatgccttagaggttaagagcattagtaaagacccaggttcaatttccaacatccacacagtggctcacaaccatccataactccagtcccaggagagcaCTCTCTTCTGATTTCCTTGGGTACTAGgcacacacatcatatatgtaaggaaaacactcatacacatgacaCAATTTCCTaccaaaaaaaatctttaaagacaaaacaaatcctaaaagacacagaaatcttgctatgttgcccaagctgaccttgaagcCCCAGGCTAAGGGACCCTCCTGTGTCAGTGTCCCTGGTACTGGGACTTCACACATGCAGTATCATTCCTTGTATCAACAAATTCTGAATTCAGGGCCATTGTCTTGCATTTCAGGTTTTGCTTTAAGGAAAGAAAGTGTTCTTCCTTGTAGGTGCCATAGGAGGCCACACTTCTGCTGTACTTTTACCCTCTTGAGAATCAGAAGAAACCTAAGCTCCAGAAATATCTGCTTCACTCAACAAGGGAGATATTTACTGGCAATGACTGGCTCATAAGAAAGCCAAGGATCAGGGTATTCTTCCCTGAATATACGTATCCACCTCTGGAAGATGGACGTGAAGAACCATGTTCAAACCTCACCTCATCCTGACAGCCTTTTCTTGTCAGCCTCAAGACTGCATTTCTAAGATACATGGTAGACAACAGCCAGGCCTTTACAGACAGAATTAAGATGCTTACATACCTCTTCTTGACAGGATCTCATGGTAGGCCATGCTGGTCTTAAATTTGTACCAAccaatcttcctgcttcatccTCCCAAGTTCTAGATTACAGACATGAAGCACTATGTCTGGCTGcttcttcttttgtgtgtgtgcgcgcgcacgcgtgcgtgtgctagggactgaaccctgGGCTttgtacatgccaggcaagcactctccaCTGGGCTGTATCTTTAGCCTTTTTGCAGtgactttcttttgtgtgtattagtgttttgcctacatgtatgtatgtgcaccttgTGGGTGCCTAGTGCTCACAGTGACCAGAtgacactggatcccctgaaactggaattacaatGATTGtcaactgccatgtggatgccaggaaccaaacccaagttGTTTACAAGAGTAACAGTGATCTTAACTGTTTAAGCCATCTCTGAAACCCCAAATATTAACTTTCTATCAGGTATGCAATATGAGGGCTAAGTTACTTAATGGTtacttaatgttttatttcttcaccTGTCAAATGGGTTCTGAGGAGTAAATGGGAAGATACAAACTGGTAAATAGCATGAGGCACAGAGTGAATGCTTAGTAACTGGTACCTACCAACAGCATCACACCCTTTAACTTATGGATGAACAGCTTCCACTATCTTATTCATTTTAAACTTCTAACATCCTGTTGCTTCTGAGCCTAACACTGTTCCAGAGTGTATTCGAGTTTCCTTCCCAGGCTTAAATTCCCAGCGTAAAGTCCTAGCTAAGGCTAACTCAAGCAAGAGTCCCTAGACAATGTATACTCTATCCAAGCTAAGTAACACATCATTTGCTTACTGTGTCTGGCTGGGTTTGTTGAATACCATGAACATACAGTGAAACTACATGATGTGGCTGTAAATTAACTGTCCTCCAGAGAATATGGACCGGGGAGTGCCTAGCAAACATTCACTCTACTAGCAACCATAGCAAAAGATTCTCTTTCACAGAATCTCATTTGCCTTCCCCCGGTCCCTCCGTGAAGAGCAAGGTGTAACAGGCATGTCCAACCTATGGCCACAGACTGCAGGCACCCTAGGGAAGCTATAAAGGTGGCCCAGCACACTTGTACATGACAATGTCATTTCCCTATATTAAAAGTCTGGACATCTCTGGCATTCTCTTATATAAAGAAACAAGGTGTCCTTTAAACTCCTTTCCGCAAGTGTACTCACCAGGGAGCGGGTAGAGACGAACTTGGAGCAGGCATACATTTTCAGGGGTGAGGGGCCAAGGCAGGAGAGCTGGAAATAAGCAGCAGGGTTGTAAACTTTTCTTTGCTTGGTAAACTTCATCCTCACACCTGAGAAGGAGCTCTAGGAAGCTTAATTAGCTCAGAGAGCCAAATGACAGACTTAACGTCATCACTATAGGCGACATCAGAATCCTGAAATCAAATGCTTTCATGGCCTGGACAAGTAGTCACTTGCTCCCTTCTTTGAGCCATTACCCACTTCCATAGCCCCCCGATTTGGGATTGTCAACGTTAACTTTCCCAGTATCCCTTGCttaagttctttttcttcttctaggtTCAAAAGCATCTCTTCTCTGGTCTCAGTGCCTAGACCTAGAAGCAATGTGTGGTGGCTCCAACACCTGCAATCCCAATACTCCAGAGGCATGGGCAAGACTGcaaaaagttccaggccagactaagctacagagtaagaccttgtttcaaaacaaaaagaactagtATTCATCTTTATTGAGCAGAGTATTAGGAAGTATTAGGGCTAGAGCCCAAGACCTTAAGCGTACAAGTCTAGTGCTGGCTGTGCCTTCATCCCTATAGAATCCCTAAACTTCTGGGAGAGTTCTTAGAAGACAAAGTCACTGCAAGTTTTCCAACTATCCTTTTAGCATCTCACTCCTTACAATACCGATTTCTAACTTTAACAGATACAGCCAAGCCTTGAGAAACCCTGGCATCAATCTAATAAGCATCAACTGTAAAACTTCATCACTCTATAAAGGGGTATCAAGATCTCGTCCTCGAGATCCAAAGGAAGAATATGTAAGTTAAAGGTTTAGGACAGTGTTTTCCCCAAGTGAAGTGAGAAGCCCACTTGAATTAGAATTATCTGAGAggatatacatgtacacacatatgtgtgtatgtgtgtgtgtgtggtgtgtgcctgtcACTGGGTCTGCaacatggctcagagggtaaaaccATATACCCTATAAACCTAATAAGACAAGTTTAATTCTTAGAGCACACAGTGGAAGAGGTACTTCCAagagctgtcttctgatctccaccgGAACATGTGTGGCTGCACATTAACACACAATAATTTAAGACATTTTtagatttgtatgtatgttttgtctgatgtatgtgtaccacatgcacaccCAGTGCCCAAGGTCAGAGCTGGCACtagactccctggaactggagttactgatggttatgaaccgtcatatgggtgctgggaaacacaCTTGGggcctctggaacagcagcagttgcttttaactgctgggccatctctccagccccttagaaACAAGATATCTGGTCTCAATATTTTAAACAACTTTTCCAATCATCTGTATATTTAAGGTATACAATGATATGGTCTCAACAACACTGAAAGGTtgtcagtgggagagaaaggatTACAAGATATCTGGTCTCAATATTTTAAACAACTTTTCCAATCATCTGTATATTTAAGGTATACAATGATATGGTCTCAACAACACTGAAAGGTtgtcagtgggagagaaaggatTGTAACTCTGTAATTTCACTCAGAGGGAAGGCACACTGGAGGTAGAACCTAGGACCTTAGCGCACCTAGGTAACCTgttctaccaccaagctacatcCTCTGCTTTTTCTCTCTGAAGGTTGAATATTCCACAAACTAAGATATTCAAAGTATAGCCTGTTAAACACTACTTCCGTAAGTATACTGACTCAACCTGTCCAAGGGCAGATATGCTATAGATATGCTACTTGTAAATCCTGAATTTTACTTTTAGATCAGTGTTTATCTTCAGGTCTTGTTCTATTTAAAGCTTTACTTTTTGCTGGATATGGTggaacacatctgtaatcccagcattcagaaggcagaggcagatagatctctgaacTCCAGGCCACAGTATGACCCTGTAACAAACAAGGTCCTGCCTTTTGTCTTTATGTAACCTAAACCCAGACTTGCTGCCCAACTATTCAGGTTCAATTGAGTTAAAACccaatactttttttaaaaaaattttagaatGGAGGCTTGAATTGAGGTGATGGCTTAGATGATAGTGTCTGCCACACGCCCCAAGTGCTGGTACCTATGGCAACAGGTGGTTACCTGAAGGTGATTGGCTTGCAATCTGAGTTGATGAGCTTCAGGTTAGtaagacatcctgtctcaaaaagtgaagGCGGGGTGGAAATGCCCTCCACACTAACGTCTCAGCACCCGTGTAAGCGTCCATACACATGAATAAAGGGAGGTCTGAAGTTAGGCATGGTGATACGTGCATGTggtcctagcactggggaggctgatgCAGAACGATCCCAAGTTTGAGGTAAACATGGGTTATATGAAGACAGTCTTCAAGAAGCCAAAATAAAACGGAAGACGCTTTTCCAAAAACAAGTGTTAACGTTATCACTTATAAAATGTAGTTCTGGAAATACTCTAGTTACTGCCCAGCCCAGTGCTCACTTACAGAGTACTCAGTAaactatcctttaaaaaaaaaaaaagtactaggTGGATTAAATTTACTAATTTACAAATTAACATATGGAAATAGTATAATCTGTTGCTGGCATGTAATAAACCCAAGAGTATCATTCAGCGAGCCCTTCCTGTGGTCACCTAACCTGGGCAAGCCCACACCAGAGCAATGCAACCCTCCACAATCAGAATTCCTAAGTGATCCTCTATCCTGTTCCTTTAACCTTCCCCTCTAGCTGACAGGTATAAATTCTGAAGCTTCCACTGCTCCCACCTTCTGGGCTGCCTAACAGAAGCCTCCATTTCTAGCCCatcatttaagattttatttctaacCTCATTAGCATGTTAGGGCTTTCATTAGAGGCAGGTACTGGCTGAGTACAACCACAGTTTATAAGGAAACACGCCCCACTTCTGCCCTGGCTTTCTCAAGCCACCTGTGCACAGGCCGGTTTGTCTGTTCTGTTACTCTCTAACACGTCCAGTTTATTTCAAACTGAAGGATGCTGACTAGGGGAGATGGTGGCTTTGGACGGTGAACTAGCTTGACTGCTTTGAGCAGCAGAGGTCCTGAGGTTCAAAGTCTGCAAGCTTCAAATAATAAAGGCTATTTTGATTCAGGATGACAGGAGGAAGCAAAGATAAGCGGGGAGACTCTGGGGTTATGACAATGGTGAAAGGCGTGAGGGTGAGCAAAGAGCATCCATAAAGCCTTGGTTCGCGCCCAGAGAGAACACGCACGCCAGCATCTGCCTTCTGCCGGCCGCAAAGCCCCCAACCCCCGTGAGACACCCAAGATGGCGCCAGGCCCGCGCGGTTAGAGGTCATCCACACGAGGAAGGGGCAGCTCTCCGCGCGGGGATGCCGGCAACCGCGAGGGTGCGGGGACCCGGGTGGGAGCTAGCAAGGTCAGGGCGGCCACGCGTCCTCACAAGGGGTACTGCTGCGCGCGCCTGCGCGGCGCGAAGAGGACTCGAGGCCTCAAGGCCTTACCTGCTCCCAGggtagagaagacagagaggggcGGGGGCGCGGGAAGCGCGAGAGAAGGCTCTGCGCGTGCGCGACCAGAGTCAACGAGTCGCTTCTGCGTGGAAAGAGTGAACACAAGCTAGAGGATCGGCCGGGGCGCCACAGCTCCCCCTGCCAGGTTGGTGGTGTCTTGGGGGACAAGCACGCCACCTGGCGTCCAACAGGAGAAACTGCAAAAGGAGCCCACCGTGCTCGGAAGAGCCGCCAACTCTGCACAGAAGGCCGATCCGCAACGTGTGCAAAGTGTGGACTGCACAACATTTGGAGTCTTGGACTCGAGTCCCCTTTCCGAGCATGCGCAAAGAGGGGGTTACCAAAAACAATCCAGCCTACTCGGAAATTGCTTATAACATACAGTAGGGATTGGGGTTCGGTGCCTAAAATGTAGCAGGGGGAAATAAAGTCACAGAACTCTTGGCTTCCTGTCGCCCTCAGGACCCTGGCAACATTGGGTGGGAGATGAGAACTGCTCAGTGCTATCAGCAAAATGCCACGGCTGTTTCTGGTTTAACTTATTTTTTGTCTTCCCCATCTCGCTGATGAGCAGAAAAAACTCAACATCTGCGAGTCAGAAGACTGGGGATAAACAAGGCCTGAATCTCCCTTTTGTGAATCCTGGGATCAATTAGGGATAACCGCACCTGTGGCCTGCAGGAGGGGTTCGAGGTCACCCCAGGCGACCAGTTTACCTCTGTCAGGCTTGCTGGGGGAAGCGAGCTGGAATAAGCAGTCGCAAACAAGGTGCTCTCCCCAATCCCCTACTTTTCTTCAGTGTCCTTTCGTCCGTCCCTCCCCTGGTGGCGGTGGGCGGGGGCTTTCCAGCACGAGTGCGGGAGCAGGCCCTTTGTGTGCACGCAGGACCAGACGAACCTAGAAGCCGGCTGCAAGGCCGACCCAGCCCCGAAGCCCGGCTGTCCGGTTTAGGGTGCTTGGACGCAGCGCGAGAAAGACGGGAAGAGCTCACCAAAccaccataaaaaaataaaaagaaagccgCGGTTGTAAATAAAGGCAAATCCGCCACCCTCTGAGGGGCCGTTTGTCCTCCCCTCCTTGGCCCCGTCCTTCCCGCCACCCCCTCCCGGCCCCCGGCCCCGCGGCGCCCCGGCCCCGAGCTCCTCCATTTAATCGGATTTGGGAGAAGGGGAGGATAAATCACGGCAGCAGCTTTACGGTCCCGGAGGAGAGGCGAGCCGCAGCCAGGCACACCCCGGCCGGCGATAAAAACCGCCGCTGAAAGCCCACGGAGCAATTTCCCGGGACCCCGAGCGACGCCATTACAGGAATGTAATTTTGCCCGGATGAGGCCCCGAGTTTAATTATCCTCGCGGAGGAATTTCAATGCGGCCAATCCATCTTGCAGGCGGGCGGCAGAGGGATTTATATGGGCCCGTTATTTCACACCGATCCTCCATCTGCATTTTTATGGCCCTGAGCTCCTGAAAGGGAGGGAAAGTGTggggagaaatggaagaagagggTGGGGGACTCCCCGCCTTTCCTAAACCTCGGGTTTTAGATGGATTAGGATTCTCACAGGTTCTCCTGAGGTCCCCAAATCTCCCTCCAGTGCCAGTTGTTGACCCTGGCAGGGGTGGGTCCGGGATCTGTAAGAAGCAACAGGTATTTTCCAAGCACTAAGcagtgtgagatgctgtgtgagaaaAGGCAAATCCGCCACTCTCTGAGGGGCCCAGGCTAGCAAGGGCTTAGGAGTTGATCTCTTGAGGTTCCCCGAACACCCCTCCCCGCCAAAAACCGAATTCCTTTTAGCTTTCGGATTCATGCCCTAAGAGGCACAATCTATAGTTCTTAGGAGCCGCCACCGCCAAATGGTGTTGCAGCTGTTGGTTGCGACAATTTAGAGAATCTCGTATATCACTAACAAAATCCCGGAGGAGGATGAATCAGAAAAGGGGCCTGTGAGGAGCTAACCCTAGCTCCTCCTAAAAGTTACTGCAGAGTCTGATAATGAGTGGTAGGATTCAGACTAGGCAAACCTGGGTTCCCAAATCACGTGTGACCTTGGGCATGTTATTTAAcccttttaaatcattttttttcccgtcttcttttaaaattgggtatAATAACAGCGCTTACTCTGCAGCCTATACTGAGATAATAATGTACATGAAGCTTTTAGCAAAGGGCTTGGTACTCAGTAAAAGTTCAATAATCTCCATAATCATTATCGTTAGTATTATAGTTAGGATCATTGCAATTCAATTCTGTCATGCTCCCGTGAGACTGTTTATTGTAAGGGCCCTTGCACAGTTATCTTCTGAAAGAGATTCTAATATTACAAAACTTTTTCAATCACATAAATCATGCAAAACCAGTTAGTTGACACATTAATGGGTAATCTGTGAAGCTGAAAATCCTGAGGGCCCCAGCAACAAGGTTTGAAGCAGGAAATTAGATAATAAGAGAGCAAAGACATGCCAAAAAGTGGATTGAGGCGTGTGAGGGAGGGGCTAGAGATCTTAACCCTGGGCTTCGGAAGGGTCCTTTTCTCAACAGCTAGGGAACCTGCGGTCCAGGAAGGAAAGGGTGTGGAGCGAGAACCAGCCCTTCCAATCAGTCCCGTCTCTTCCCGACCAGGCCATGTAACAAGGTTGGCCTGATTGGCCAGTTTTCCTAATGACTTCTAGTGGCAGATTCTAACTGGTTAGCAGCCTCCCTGCAGAAGAGTGACGGAGAAATGAGTTTGATCTTTCCTTTCCTCGGATTGGTTAACAACCCTCAGGGGAACAGAGACCCCTTTTAATTGACCGGTAGGTTAGGAGGAGGTTTGGCATCCCACATATCGAAATTCCATGAGTTCTTTCCCTCAAAGGTCACCAAGAAAGAATCTTGATTGtcttgaatatatttatttgccTTTGGCCGGGAGACAGAGTagttaagagaagaaaaatcaaaaccgCACAGGCACAGCTTAACTCTGTTTAATGTGAAACCTCAGACAGAAGGATTCACAGGGAGAAACATAAAAGGGATAGTACGAAGGTATTAAAGGTGTCGTCAAGCGATGAGATGGAGGAAAGGAAAATTCTGATCAAAGGATACAAAGTTTCAGTTTGAAGAAATAGGTTTTAGTAACATCTTTTACTTGACAGTTAACTACATTTAATGTGTTGGATATTTCAAGGCTGCTGAAATAAATCTTAAGGTTTTTCTCTCACATATACAAATGAATTGGCTGGATAAAGTGTATGTTAATCAGCTACATAGAATCTTTCTATAATGAATATGTAGATCAGAACATCACATTATgcccatacatatacatttttttttttttgccagagtcTCTCTACTCAGCCCTGGCACTCACTATGCCAAATCAGACTGCCCTCAAActcccacctgtctctgccttctgaatggtGGAATTAAAGacccatgtgccaccacaccctgctcaaTAAACACAATTATTATTTGTCAGTTAAAAACATTTCCAGAGAGCAGGGTGtgatgtgcctttaatcccagcacttgggaggcaaagccctgtgattttgaggctagcctgatctacatattaagttgtaggacagccaagactaaatagagagtctctgtctcaaaaaacaaaaacatatgtatatattcagaGAGAAGTGTAAAGGGCTGCGTAGTTTATTTCTTATCATGATGATTTAAAAGTAAGCTACCTAATTTTGCTAGAGGCAGTGAGCACAGGAGAAACTCAGGAGCCCAGTCCCAGCTTTACCACTAATTAGCAGAGGGACTACTGAGTTAGTCCATCTCTCAACACTCTGTTTTCCCAGTTTGAAAGAATTTACAGAAGTGAGAACCTATCCAGTGTTAACATTCCGAAAGTCTTCCTTTTACAAGCTTAATGTCTTTGTACTTCAGCAATGATTCTTTCTTGGTCTTGAACTCCTTTCTTACTTGCTtcgatgctggggattgaacacagggcctcCAGAAGACTGAGCTGTGTatctctaccactgagatatacCCCTAGCCCAGTTGTGATAGTTAATGTCAACTTTCTGGTTAGACTTCTGGGACTGAGATGGATGCTGATCTCTGACTAATGGCTTTCCTCTTGGCTTCTTAAATCAGTTTCCCAGGTAGTATGACACAAGATACTAGTGAACCTCCTTAcgcttacacagagaaaacaatacAAGAAAGGACCGTTGATACTTCAGCTTCTGAGGAGGTGGGCAGGGGAGGAGGGCATCAGTGGGGTACTTAAATTAGGTCCTCAAAAGTATTTACACAGCAAAGTGTTGAGGAtaagaggcaggcaggaggattttAAATTTGGAGCCACCCTGGGCTGCATAGAAAGAAcaaatcaccaaaaaaaaaaagggggggggtcgtttttttttcttctgagacagtttttttttctcaaagtcaCATAATGAATTGGTAATATCCTCAAATTTGActttgcctgtaatcccaacaagAGGTCTGGTctaaattcactatgtagacaaggctagtcttgaactcatagatccgcttgcctctgcctcctgagtgcttgttggttgagacagggttttgctggttgGCCTGGAATATTATGTAGACTGGCTGGTCCTATGCTAGTACTTATCTTCCTGATTCTGACTCCCAAGTGACAGCATCACAGGCATGCCCTGCCATGTCCAGAActccccatttttaaattaaattcatttttatacagtaaaaataagtaaattaattaattaaaagaatttactacggggctggtgagatggctcagcggttaagagcactgactgctcttccagaggtcatgagttcaaatcccagcaaccacatggtggctcacaaccatctataatgagatctgatgccctcatatgggtatctgaagacagctacagtgtacttacataaaataaataaataaattctaaaaaaaaaaaaaaaaaaaaagaatttactaGACCAGAATTTAAGTGCCTTTGAATTTGTATTAAGAATTTGTGCATTGGGGGCTAGAGAgttagttcagcagttaagagcactaactgctgttttagaggatctgggttcaattcccagcacccacatgacagctcacaactatctgtagctctagttccagggga
The window above is part of the Arvicanthis niloticus isolate mArvNil1 chromosome 13, mArvNil1.pat.X, whole genome shotgun sequence genome. Proteins encoded here:
- the Atp5mc2 gene encoding ATP synthase F(0) complex subunit C2, mitochondrial — translated: MYACSKFVSTRSLIRSTSQLLSRPLSTVELKRPQMPTDESLSSLAVRRPLTSLIPSRSFQTSAISRDIDTAAKFIGAGAATVGVAGSGAGIGTVFGSLIIGYARNPSLKQQLFSYAILGFALSEAMGLFCLMVAFLILFAM